In Phycisphaerae bacterium, one genomic interval encodes:
- a CDS encoding phosphotransferase, translating to MDWNKVLKHYDLPKGAKLSPIGGTASPKVRVETAGTRYILRRRPTDMVKTPWIEYDHALRSFLAQRDLPAPAPVPAADGRTWLQLDDGVYEMSAELPGKMQPSPDLKQLNAAGAILARFHQLGFEFDHAGKRDFIREDHVTILKPLLTELTALPAKPDQKQQLAALANELDDVALGLEGTDQGLEQSIIHGDFHPGNLLFEGKQVSAVLDYDYAARGATLRDLGDALMFFATRHRHPFDPDDIRSLTQPWLIDTDRTVSFLSGYKSVRPIPPHWPILSSLMLSRWIQIRLRGSRKVPPDKKLAFVLDGFWEPVHLLKRHYQAWLKVVVEKL from the coding sequence ATGGATTGGAACAAAGTTCTCAAACATTACGATCTGCCCAAAGGCGCGAAGCTGAGCCCCATCGGCGGCACCGCCAGCCCCAAGGTGCGGGTCGAAACCGCCGGCACACGCTACATCCTGCGCCGACGGCCAACCGACATGGTCAAAACCCCCTGGATCGAATACGACCACGCCCTGCGGTCATTCCTGGCCCAGCGCGATCTTCCCGCTCCCGCGCCCGTGCCCGCCGCCGACGGCCGAACCTGGCTGCAACTCGACGACGGCGTCTACGAAATGTCAGCCGAACTGCCCGGCAAGATGCAGCCGAGCCCGGACCTCAAGCAGTTAAACGCCGCTGGAGCCATCCTGGCCCGCTTCCACCAACTCGGCTTCGAGTTCGACCACGCCGGCAAACGCGATTTCATCCGCGAAGACCACGTCACGATCCTCAAACCCCTGCTGACCGAGCTCACCGCCCTGCCCGCCAAACCCGACCAGAAACAGCAGCTCGCCGCGCTGGCAAACGAACTCGACGATGTAGCCCTGGGCCTCGAAGGCACCGATCAGGGCCTCGAACAATCCATCATCCACGGTGACTTCCACCCGGGCAACCTGCTCTTCGAAGGCAAACAGGTCAGCGCCGTCCTCGACTACGACTACGCCGCCCGCGGCGCGACCCTCCGCGACCTCGGCGACGCCCTGATGTTCTTTGCCACCCGCCACCGCCACCCCTTCGACCCCGACGATATCCGCTCCCTCACCCAGCCGTGGCTGATCGACACCGACCGCACCGTCAGCTTCCTTTCCGGCTACAAATCCGTCCGCCCCATCCCCCCCCACTGGCCCATCCTCAGCTCCCTGATGCTCTCCCGATGGATCCAGATCCGCCTCCGAGGCTCGCGCAAAGTCCCACCCGACAAGAAGTTAGCGTTCGTCCTGGACGGCTTCTGGGAGCCCGTCCACCTCCTGAAGCGCCACTACCAGGCCTGGCTCAAGGTCGTCGTCGAAAAGCTCTGA
- a CDS encoding 30S ribosomal protein S20 produces MAHSISAKKRIRQNETRRMRNQVRTSALKTEVKKYLKLIQQREVDAAGEELKRVYKTLDQVAAKGTIHANTAARRKARLAKRFQALKAAQTA; encoded by the coding sequence GTGGCACATTCAATCTCGGCCAAGAAACGAATTCGGCAGAACGAAACGCGGCGGATGCGCAACCAGGTGAGAACCAGCGCCCTCAAGACCGAAGTCAAGAAGTACCTCAAGCTCATCCAGCAGCGCGAAGTCGACGCCGCCGGCGAAGAGCTCAAGCGGGTCTACAAGACCCTCGACCAGGTCGCAGCCAAGGGCACCATCCACGCCAACACCGCCGCCCGCCGCAAGGCTCGGCTGGCCAAGCGCTTCCAGGCCCTCAAAGCCGCTCAGACCGCCTGA
- a CDS encoding sulfatase-like hydrolase/transferase, whose product MRDRPNVLVVMCDQLRADVLGCYGHPIVRTPNIDRLAETGVTFTNAYSQTPVCVPARQNLLTGRHSHQLDLLGNANEPIGRFPMLAELLSRAGYATAAIGKMHFHPPRQPHGFAHMELSEEIPENRDQDDYLIYLRDNGLGHVLEPHGQRHETYYEPQISVLPAQHTTTAWTARRTAAYIRQAAGTDTPFFCMTGFLKPHPPFDPPWGFERLYDPRDIPTPVRCDADRDPKDVFLLTQTHGKWRELTADDKAKTIRSRYYGLVSHIDAEFGHILDALDQTGQRDNTLIVFTSDHGELLGDHYQYGKRSYFEAAARVPLIVAWPKTLPRNQQREHLAVLQDVFTTVLHAAGVETPDGVYGVNLLPAAADPAAASRDSVVGEFGHLEHAQTSTRSPVSRASTRTVTLKFMWRQDRWKYIYCVNGGRQQLFDIAASRDEIDDQADRRPELCRQFYDNLVAHYQALPGQPFLENSRLPVRPFRYNPALKEEFGVRNFQFPRWPQNERPT is encoded by the coding sequence ATGAGGGATCGGCCGAACGTACTGGTGGTCATGTGCGACCAGCTCCGCGCCGACGTCCTCGGCTGTTACGGCCATCCGATCGTCCGCACGCCCAACATCGACCGCCTCGCTGAAACCGGTGTGACCTTCACCAACGCCTATTCCCAAACCCCGGTCTGCGTGCCCGCCCGCCAGAACCTGCTCACCGGCCGCCACAGCCATCAGCTTGACCTGCTGGGTAACGCCAACGAACCGATCGGCCGATTCCCCATGCTCGCCGAACTCCTCAGCCGCGCCGGCTACGCCACCGCCGCCATCGGCAAGATGCACTTCCACCCGCCGCGCCAGCCGCACGGCTTTGCCCACATGGAACTCAGCGAGGAAATCCCCGAAAACCGCGACCAGGACGACTACCTGATCTACTTGCGTGACAACGGCCTGGGCCACGTGCTCGAACCGCACGGCCAGCGCCACGAAACCTACTACGAACCGCAGATCTCCGTCCTGCCCGCCCAGCACACGACCACCGCCTGGACCGCCCGACGGACCGCCGCCTACATCCGCCAGGCCGCCGGCACCGACACGCCGTTCTTCTGCATGACCGGTTTCCTCAAGCCGCATCCGCCGTTCGATCCGCCGTGGGGATTCGAACGCCTGTACGACCCGCGCGACATCCCGACGCCCGTCCGCTGCGACGCCGACCGCGACCCCAAAGACGTGTTTCTGCTCACCCAGACGCACGGCAAGTGGCGAGAACTCACCGCGGACGACAAAGCCAAAACCATCCGCAGCCGCTACTACGGCCTCGTCTCGCACATCGACGCCGAATTCGGCCACATCCTCGACGCCCTCGACCAGACCGGCCAACGCGACAACACCCTGATCGTCTTCACCTCCGATCACGGCGAACTCCTCGGCGACCACTACCAGTACGGCAAACGCTCCTACTTCGAAGCCGCCGCCCGCGTGCCGCTGATCGTCGCCTGGCCCAAAACCCTGCCGCGGAACCAACAGCGAGAACACCTGGCCGTCCTGCAGGACGTGTTCACCACCGTCCTTCACGCCGCCGGCGTCGAAACGCCAGACGGCGTCTACGGCGTCAACCTTCTGCCCGCCGCCGCCGATCCCGCCGCCGCCAGCCGCGACTCCGTCGTCGGCGAGTTCGGCCACCTGGAACACGCCCAAACCTCCACGCGAAGCCCCGTATCGAGGGCCTCAACGCGAACCGTGACCCTCAAGTTCATGTGGCGGCAGGACCGCTGGAAGTACATCTACTGCGTCAACGGCGGCCGCCAGCAGCTCTTCGATATCGCCGCCTCGCGCGATGAAATCGACGACCAGGCCGATCGCCGCCCGGAACTGTGCCGGCAGTTCTACGACAACCTCGTGGCCCACTACCAGGCCCTGCCCGGCCAGCCGTTCCTGGAAAACAGCCGACTGCCGGTCCGCCCGTTCCGCTACAACCCAGCCCTCAAGGAGGAGTTCGGCGTCCGCAACTTCCAGTTTCCCCGATGGCCGCAGAACGAACGACCGACCTGA
- a CDS encoding TlyA family RNA methyltransferase, protein MTFDEQSLGKFVSRGGAKLAWALDRFNLSPAGMVCADLGANVGGFTDCLLQRGAARVYAVDTGYGVLDYKLRKDERVVVMERTSALHVRLPELCDLVTIDLAWTPQRLSLPKAAQLIKPDGRILSLLKPQYEAPKNLLRDGKLTPDQAQTIAHDLSTQIPTWNLTLQDQAQTPLPGRGGNQEYVLLLERE, encoded by the coding sequence ATGACCTTCGATGAACAAAGCCTGGGCAAGTTCGTCTCACGCGGCGGAGCCAAGCTCGCCTGGGCACTCGACCGCTTCAACCTCAGCCCAGCCGGCATGGTCTGTGCCGATCTGGGGGCCAACGTCGGCGGCTTCACCGACTGCCTCCTCCAGCGCGGAGCCGCCCGCGTCTACGCCGTCGATACCGGCTACGGCGTCCTCGACTACAAGCTCCGCAAGGACGAACGCGTCGTGGTGATGGAACGGACCAGCGCCCTGCACGTCCGACTGCCGGAACTCTGCGACCTGGTGACCATCGACCTCGCCTGGACCCCTCAGCGGCTGAGCCTGCCCAAAGCCGCCCAACTCATCAAACCCGACGGCCGAATCCTCTCACTCCTCAAACCCCAGTACGAAGCCCCCAAAAACCTCCTCCGCGACGGCAAGTTGACCCCCGACCAAGCCCAAACCATCGCCCACGATCTCTCCACCCAAATCCCCACCTGGAACCTCACCCTCCAAGACCAAGCCCAAACCCCCCTCCCCGGCCGAGGCGGAAACCAAGAATACGTCCTCCTGCTTGAACGCGAATAG
- a CDS encoding ATP-binding protein, with amino-acid sequence MEDKVNTPPAGRDRYSTQDGSDSMHRLTIHNFGPIRDASVDMSRFLVLIGPQSSGKSTIAKLIHYSLHVRDEVTAFVMERAQNAEANRPDYALKKRLRNRFVEFFGPGKLSHDVNVTYNYGNGCELRVTLDRQHHRYVSPFFSHEAWQRILELISSVEGQLRPQRTQPTFLSAVKKLAVDQQRAAILDRVRKECNAIFGYQNELVFIPSGRSILSTLSDQMQYVHPHLLDFPMRQFTETVNATKAFFDKSLDEIVRDRQALSTASVWFSAVRRAQSFVKRVLKGEYRHDKEGGKLYVSDDIFTKINYASSGQQESVWILLLLFLLVLERSRSLVVIEEPEAHLYPIAQKDLLEYIVFVFNAIKCDFVLTTHSPYALTCINNMMYAHDLAQHVKPDDVSRVIPEGVWLDPSQVNGYFVADGTTENLLSTDTPALRCELIDSASDLLNRDMDALLQLETSGSRR; translated from the coding sequence ATGGAAGACAAAGTCAACACCCCACCGGCCGGACGTGATCGCTACTCGACGCAAGACGGAAGTGATTCAATGCATAGGTTGACAATCCACAATTTCGGACCGATTCGTGACGCATCGGTTGATATGAGTCGATTCCTCGTGCTGATTGGGCCGCAGTCATCAGGCAAGAGCACGATCGCGAAGCTCATCCACTACAGTCTCCACGTCCGTGATGAGGTGACGGCTTTTGTAATGGAGCGTGCACAAAACGCGGAGGCTAACCGACCAGACTACGCTCTCAAAAAGCGCCTGCGCAATCGCTTCGTCGAGTTTTTCGGCCCTGGGAAGCTTAGCCACGATGTGAATGTGACCTACAACTATGGAAATGGATGTGAACTACGCGTAACGCTTGACAGACAGCACCATCGTTACGTATCTCCTTTTTTTTCTCACGAGGCGTGGCAACGCATATTAGAGCTGATTAGCAGTGTGGAAGGGCAGCTTCGTCCGCAAAGGACACAACCGACGTTCCTATCCGCCGTTAAGAAACTTGCGGTAGACCAGCAGAGAGCAGCTATTCTTGACCGCGTGCGCAAGGAATGCAATGCCATTTTTGGGTACCAGAATGAGCTTGTGTTTATCCCCTCTGGGCGTAGCATTCTGTCCACTCTCTCCGATCAGATGCAGTATGTCCACCCACACCTCCTGGACTTCCCGATGCGCCAGTTTACCGAGACGGTGAACGCTACGAAGGCATTCTTTGACAAGTCATTAGACGAGATAGTACGTGACCGCCAGGCCCTATCAACCGCGTCCGTTTGGTTCTCTGCTGTCAGAAGAGCACAATCATTTGTTAAGCGAGTACTCAAGGGCGAGTATCGCCACGACAAAGAGGGGGGCAAGCTTTACGTCTCAGACGACATCTTCACCAAGATCAACTATGCTTCGTCTGGGCAACAGGAATCGGTATGGATACTCCTCTTGTTGTTCCTTCTCGTACTTGAGCGATCACGCTCTCTTGTCGTGATCGAAGAGCCAGAGGCACACCTCTACCCCATTGCACAGAAGGACCTGCTTGAATACATTGTCTTCGTCTTCAACGCAATCAAATGTGACTTCGTGCTTACAACGCATTCCCCCTACGCCCTCACTTGCATCAATAATATGATGTACGCACATGATCTTGCACAACACGTTAAACCTGATGATGTAAGTAGGGTGATCCCGGAGGGTGTCTGGCTAGACCCGTCACAGGTGAATGGCTACTTTGTAGCGGATGGCACGACAGAAAATCTACTATCTACAGACACGCCCGCCCTTCGATGTGAGCTCATCGACAGTGCTTCCGATCTGCTCAATCGAGACATGGATGCACTCCTGCAACTGGAGACTAGCGGATCGCGGCGATGA